The Streptomyces phaeolivaceus genome has a window encoding:
- a CDS encoding thiamine ABC transporter substrate-binding protein, giving the protein MQSVRSAHIRAFVAAAVGLGLVTLSACGSSSSDDSGSGGGSKTVTLVSHGSFAYSKDVLKAFEKESGYQVKVLKSGDAGQAVNQAILTKDNPQGDVFFGVDNTLLSRALDNGLFQPYEAKGLDKVGAEYQLDKDEHRVTPIDSGDICVNYDKAYFEKKNIEPPRSFDDLVKPAYKDLLVTENASTSSPGLGFVLGTAAKYGDSGWQGYWEKLKANGVKVVDGWEQAYYQEFSGSTDGKKAGGDRPLVVSYASSPPAEVVFADPRPKTAPTGVAEGTCFRQIEFAGLLSNARNAEGGKALIDFLISKKFQEDMPLNMFVYPVVEGTSVPAEFTEYGPAAKDPETMAPAKIAENRDQWVKSWTSLVLK; this is encoded by the coding sequence GTGCAGTCAGTTCGGTCAGCGCACATCAGAGCGTTCGTCGCCGCGGCCGTCGGCCTCGGGCTCGTCACGCTGTCCGCGTGCGGTTCGTCGTCCTCCGACGACAGCGGATCGGGCGGCGGCTCCAAGACCGTCACGCTCGTCAGCCACGGCTCCTTCGCCTACTCCAAGGACGTGCTGAAGGCGTTCGAGAAGGAGTCCGGGTACCAGGTCAAGGTCCTCAAGAGCGGGGACGCGGGGCAGGCCGTCAACCAGGCGATCCTGACCAAGGACAACCCGCAGGGCGACGTCTTCTTCGGCGTCGACAACACGCTGCTGTCCCGCGCGCTCGACAACGGCCTCTTCCAGCCGTACGAGGCGAAGGGGCTCGACAAGGTCGGCGCCGAGTACCAGCTGGACAAGGACGAGCACCGGGTCACGCCCATCGACTCCGGTGACATCTGCGTCAACTACGACAAGGCGTACTTCGAGAAGAAGAACATCGAGCCGCCGCGGTCGTTCGACGATCTCGTCAAGCCCGCCTACAAGGATCTGCTCGTCACCGAGAACGCCTCCACCTCCTCGCCCGGCCTCGGCTTCGTGCTCGGTACGGCCGCCAAGTACGGCGACTCCGGGTGGCAGGGCTACTGGGAGAAGCTCAAGGCCAACGGTGTGAAGGTCGTCGACGGCTGGGAGCAGGCCTACTACCAGGAGTTCTCCGGATCGACCGACGGCAAGAAGGCCGGTGGTGACCGGCCGCTCGTCGTGTCGTACGCGTCGTCGCCGCCCGCCGAGGTCGTCTTCGCGGACCCGCGTCCGAAGACCGCGCCGACCGGGGTCGCGGAGGGCACCTGCTTCCGGCAGATCGAGTTCGCGGGGCTGCTCAGCAACGCGAGGAACGCCGAGGGCGGCAAGGCGCTGATCGACTTCCTGATCTCGAAGAAGTTCCAGGAGGACATGCCGCTCAACATGTTCGTGTACCCGGTGGTCGAAGGGACGTCCGTGCCCGCCGAGTTCACGGAGTACGGGCCCGCGGCGAAGGACCCCGAGACCATGGCGCCCGCGAAGATCGCCGAGAACCGTGACCAGTGGGTCAAGTCGTGGACCTCGCTCGTACTGAAGTAG
- a CDS encoding ABC transporter permease, producing MALPVAFFGVFFAYPVAAIVVRGLKADGGWRFGRIGEVLADSGIRHVLWFTTWQALVSTALTLLIALPGAYVFARFDFRGKDILRAIVTVPFVLPTVVVGTAFLALVGRGGLFDDLWGVRLDTTVWAILLAHVFFNYAVVVRTVGGLWSQLDPRQEEAARMLGASPLAAWRRVTLPALAPAVAAAALMVFLFTFTSFGVVQILGGPTFATLEVEIYRQTSEIFDLGAAAVLTLVQFVAVGLILAVHAWTVRRRETALRLVDASLTARRPRGAGQWALLGGVLATVVLLILLPLGVLVERSFDTSSGSALGYYRALTGDDSGIFLVAPIEAVGNSLRYAAVATAIALLIGGLAAAALTRRAGRLVRGFDALLMLPLGVSAVTVGFGFLIALDEPPLDLRSSWILVPLAQALVGVPFVVRTMLPVLRAVDERLREAAAVLGASPWRVWREVDLPLVRRALLIAAGFAFAVSLGEFGATVFIARADNPTLPVAVARLLGRPGELNYGQAMALSTILMVVCAVALLVLERLRTDSTGSGDRGDRMGEF from the coding sequence ATGGCCCTGCCCGTCGCGTTCTTCGGGGTGTTCTTCGCCTATCCCGTCGCCGCGATCGTCGTGCGGGGGCTGAAGGCGGACGGTGGTTGGCGGTTCGGGCGGATCGGGGAGGTGCTGGCGGACTCCGGTATCCGGCATGTGCTGTGGTTCACCACCTGGCAGGCGCTCGTCTCCACGGCGCTCACGCTGCTGATCGCGCTCCCCGGCGCGTATGTGTTCGCGCGCTTCGATTTCAGGGGCAAGGACATACTGCGGGCGATCGTGACCGTGCCGTTCGTGCTGCCGACCGTGGTGGTCGGCACGGCGTTCCTGGCGCTCGTCGGGCGGGGAGGGCTCTTCGACGACTTGTGGGGCGTACGGCTGGACACGACCGTGTGGGCGATCCTGCTCGCGCATGTGTTCTTCAACTACGCGGTCGTCGTACGGACCGTCGGGGGGCTCTGGTCGCAGCTCGATCCCCGGCAGGAGGAGGCCGCGCGCATGCTCGGGGCGTCCCCGCTCGCCGCCTGGCGGAGGGTCACGCTCCCGGCGCTCGCGCCCGCCGTGGCCGCCGCCGCGCTGATGGTCTTCCTGTTCACCTTCACCTCGTTCGGGGTGGTGCAGATCCTCGGCGGGCCGACCTTCGCCACGCTCGAAGTGGAGATCTACCGGCAGACCTCGGAGATCTTCGACCTGGGCGCCGCCGCCGTGCTGACGCTGGTGCAGTTCGTCGCGGTCGGGCTGATCCTCGCCGTGCACGCGTGGACCGTACGGCGGCGGGAGACCGCGCTGCGGCTGGTGGACGCGTCGCTCACGGCCCGGCGACCGCGCGGGGCGGGACAGTGGGCGCTGCTGGGCGGGGTCCTCGCCACGGTCGTGCTGCTGATCCTGCTGCCGCTGGGTGTGCTGGTGGAACGGTCGTTCGATACGTCGTCCGGGTCGGCGCTCGGCTACTACAGGGCGCTGACCGGCGACGACAGCGGGATCTTCCTGGTGGCACCGATCGAGGCGGTCGGGAACTCCCTGCGGTACGCGGCTGTCGCGACCGCCATCGCCCTGCTGATCGGCGGGCTCGCCGCCGCCGCGCTCACCCGGCGGGCCGGCCGGCTCGTCCGGGGCTTCGACGCGCTGCTGATGCTGCCGCTCGGGGTGTCCGCGGTGACCGTCGGCTTCGGGTTCCTGATCGCGCTGGACGAGCCGCCGCTGGATCTGCGGTCCTCCTGGATCCTGGTGCCACTCGCCCAGGCCCTGGTCGGCGTCCCCTTCGTCGTACGGACGATGCTGCCCGTGCTGCGCGCGGTGGACGAACGGCTGCGGGAGGCGGCAGCCGTGCTCGGGGCGTCGCCGTGGCGGGTGTGGCGCGAGGTCGATCTGCCGCTGGTGCGGCGGGCGCTGCTGATCGCGGCCGGGTTCGCCTTCGCCGTGTCGCTCGGGGAGTTCGGGGCGACCGTGTTCATCGCGCGCGCCGACAACCCGACGCTCCCGGTCGCCGTGGCCCGGCTGCTCGGCCGCCCCGGCGAACTCAACTACGGCCAGGCGATGGCCCTTTCGACGATTCTGATGGTGGTGTGCGCGGTGGCCCTGCTGGTGCTGGAACGTCTCCGTACGGACAGTACCGGCAGCGGTGACCGTGGTGATCGTATGGGGGAGTTCTGA
- a CDS encoding ABC transporter ATP-binding protein gives MALLRLEDATVRFDGRPVLDAVELEVAEHEIVCVLGPSGSGKSTLLRVVSGLQPLDGGRVLLDGKDQGGVPAHKRGVGLMFQDHQLFPQRDVAGNVAFGPRMHGAAKDERAVRVRELLELVGLPGAARRRVGELSGGEQQRVALARALAPRPRLLMLDEPLGQLDRSLRERLVVELRELFGELGTTVLAVTHDQGEAFALADRVVVMRDGRIAQSGTPLEVWQRPVDEFVARFLGFDNVVEATVTGAVADTAWGKVAVPEGSPQGACALLVRPAGVRLVEVADGLRCTVAARTFRGTHVAVHLQPEGAPRLEAACALRDAPEPGDQVGVGFDPAEIVVLGAGPAA, from the coding sequence ATGGCGCTGCTCAGGCTTGAGGACGCGACCGTGCGGTTCGACGGGCGGCCCGTGCTCGACGCGGTCGAGTTGGAGGTCGCCGAGCACGAGATCGTGTGCGTGCTGGGGCCGAGCGGGAGCGGGAAGTCGACGCTGCTGCGGGTGGTCTCCGGGCTCCAACCTCTCGACGGCGGGCGGGTGTTGCTCGACGGGAAGGACCAGGGAGGCGTGCCCGCGCACAAGCGCGGAGTGGGCCTGATGTTCCAGGACCATCAGCTTTTCCCGCAGCGGGACGTGGCGGGCAACGTCGCCTTCGGCCCCCGGATGCATGGCGCGGCGAAGGACGAACGGGCCGTACGGGTGCGGGAGTTGCTGGAGCTGGTCGGGCTGCCCGGGGCCGCGCGCCGGCGGGTCGGGGAGCTGTCCGGTGGTGAGCAGCAGCGGGTCGCGCTGGCGCGGGCGCTCGCCCCGCGCCCCCGGCTGCTGATGCTCGACGAGCCCCTCGGCCAGCTGGACCGGTCGCTGCGGGAGCGGCTGGTCGTGGAACTCCGGGAGCTGTTCGGGGAGTTGGGGACCACCGTGCTGGCGGTCACGCACGACCAGGGGGAGGCGTTCGCGCTGGCCGACCGGGTCGTGGTGATGCGGGACGGGCGCATCGCCCAGTCCGGCACGCCGCTGGAGGTGTGGCAGCGGCCGGTGGACGAGTTCGTGGCCCGCTTCCTCGGCTTCGACAACGTGGTCGAGGCGACCGTGACCGGGGCGGTCGCGGACACGGCGTGGGGCAAGGTGGCGGTGCCGGAGGGCTCGCCCCAGGGGGCGTGCGCGCTGCTCGTGCGGCCCGCCGGGGTGCGCCTGGTGGAGGTGGCGGACGGGCTGCGCTGCACCGTGGCCGCGCGCACCTTCCGGGGCACCCATGTCGCCGTGCACCTCCAGCCCGAGGGCGCGCCGCGCCTGGAGGCGGCGTGCGCGCTGCGGGACGCGCCGGAGCCCGGGGACCAGGTCGGCGTGGGCTTCGACCCGGCCGAAATCGTCGTGCTGGGGGCGGGCCCGGCCGCATAG
- a CDS encoding maleylpyruvate isomerase family mycothiol-dependent enzyme, whose protein sequence is MAMRTREPRDRHERYCAEIDLQVRRLRDIVTSGADLSATVPTCPDWSLEQLVRHTGGALRWVELNVRTRAVEEVPEAEVPLYEGPEKQGDPAALDAWLAETGEAVVATLREAGPGAPVWSWGWEHSAGFWARRMAHEQVVHGADAALTVGRPVEVAPEIAADAIDEWLEIVEFVQRTMPHDEAAELRGPGRSIHLHATDTSAEVNAEWVVELTEDVVRWRHGHEKATVALRGPLTEVLLAFYRRLPPDAGELEVLGDRGLLDFWLRRATFG, encoded by the coding sequence ATGGCGATGCGTACGCGAGAACCCCGGGACAGGCATGAGCGCTACTGCGCCGAGATCGACCTCCAGGTACGGCGGTTGAGAGACATCGTGACCTCCGGCGCCGATCTGTCGGCGACCGTGCCGACCTGCCCCGACTGGTCGCTGGAGCAGCTCGTACGGCACACCGGCGGTGCCCTGCGCTGGGTCGAACTCAACGTACGGACCCGGGCGGTCGAGGAGGTGCCCGAGGCCGAGGTCCCGCTGTACGAGGGCCCGGAGAAGCAGGGCGACCCGGCCGCGCTGGACGCGTGGCTCGCGGAGACCGGCGAGGCGGTCGTCGCCACGCTGCGCGAGGCGGGGCCCGGGGCGCCGGTGTGGTCGTGGGGCTGGGAGCACAGTGCCGGGTTCTGGGCCCGCCGGATGGCCCATGAACAGGTCGTCCACGGGGCCGACGCGGCGCTCACCGTGGGGCGGCCGGTCGAGGTGGCGCCGGAGATCGCCGCCGACGCGATCGACGAGTGGCTGGAGATCGTCGAGTTCGTGCAGCGGACCATGCCGCACGACGAGGCGGCCGAACTGCGCGGTCCGGGGCGCAGCATCCATCTCCACGCCACGGACACGTCGGCCGAGGTGAACGCCGAGTGGGTGGTCGAGCTGACCGAGGACGTGGTGCGCTGGCGGCACGGACACGAGAAGGCGACCGTCGCGCTGCGCGGGCCCCTCACCGAGGTGCTGCTCGCCTTCTACCGCCGACTGCCGCCGGACGCCGGGGAGTTGGAGGTGCTGGGCGATCGCGGGCTGCTGGACTTCTGGCTGCGGCGGGCGACGTTCGGCTGA
- a CDS encoding LAETG motif-containing sortase-dependent surface protein, which translates to MSIIPRTVRTSRYVGVVIASAALVFGAAGNAMACSIRDFSAVAGCDGDKGVIRVTDVDPLGVKAEITVYLENNGADLRQVGSKTIENSTADGVTVTFEEDWEPEAEYRIHVTAAEYVDEDITPNLITPAKACGADADTPPAASKSPEKPADDEGTEDREDKGKDEPSETKNSPTPSASEGTTPVGSNDNNAPSPEGDSDLAETGGDSNTGTIAGAAAALVALGAGSVYYSMRRRGASTR; encoded by the coding sequence GTGTCCATAATCCCCCGTACCGTGCGGACTTCACGCTATGTCGGTGTTGTCATCGCGTCCGCCGCACTCGTGTTCGGCGCCGCCGGCAACGCCATGGCCTGCAGCATCAGGGACTTCTCCGCCGTCGCCGGGTGCGACGGTGACAAGGGCGTCATCCGTGTGACCGACGTCGACCCCCTGGGCGTCAAGGCCGAGATCACCGTCTACCTGGAGAACAACGGGGCAGACCTGCGTCAGGTCGGCAGCAAGACCATCGAGAACTCCACCGCCGACGGTGTCACCGTCACCTTCGAGGAGGACTGGGAGCCGGAGGCCGAGTACCGGATCCATGTCACGGCGGCGGAGTACGTCGACGAGGACATCACGCCCAACCTGATCACCCCCGCGAAGGCCTGCGGAGCGGACGCGGACACCCCGCCGGCCGCCTCCAAGAGCCCGGAGAAGCCCGCCGACGACGAGGGCACGGAGGACCGGGAGGACAAGGGCAAGGACGAACCGTCCGAGACCAAGAACTCCCCCACTCCGTCCGCGTCCGAGGGCACCACGCCCGTGGGCTCGAACGACAACAACGCCCCCTCCCCCGAGGGCGACTCCGACCTCGCCGAGACCGGTGGCGACTCCAACACCGGCACGATCGCCGGTGCCGCGGCGGCCCTGGTCGCCCTCGGCGCCGGTTCCGTGTACTACAGCATGCGGCGGCGTGGGGCCTCCACACGCTGA
- a CDS encoding VOC family protein — MYQQMIFVNLPVNDLDASKKFFTELGYALNPQFSDENAASVVISDTIVAMLLTKPFYSTFTQKEIADATKTSEVMLCLSAESREKVDELVEKAVAAGGTASEKVQEMDFMYGRAFDDLDGHTWEVVWMDPSAIQG, encoded by the coding sequence ATGTACCAGCAGATGATCTTCGTGAACCTGCCCGTGAACGACCTCGACGCCTCGAAGAAGTTCTTCACGGAGCTCGGGTACGCGCTCAACCCCCAGTTCAGCGACGAGAACGCGGCGTCGGTCGTGATCAGCGACACCATCGTGGCGATGCTGCTCACCAAGCCGTTCTACTCCACCTTCACCCAGAAGGAGATCGCGGACGCCACGAAGACCAGCGAGGTGATGCTCTGTCTGAGCGCCGAGAGCCGCGAGAAGGTCGACGAGCTGGTCGAGAAGGCGGTCGCCGCCGGCGGCACGGCCTCGGAGAAGGTCCAGGAGATGGACTTCATGTACGGCCGCGCGTTCGACGACCTCGACGGCCACACCTGGGAGGTCGTCTGGATGGACCCGTCCGCGATCCAGGGCTGA
- a CDS encoding aspartate aminotransferase family protein — translation MSPKDLSKTAYDHLWMHFTRMSSYENSPVPTIVRGEGTYIYDDKGKRYLDGLAGLFVVQAGHGRVELAETAFKQAQELAFFPVWSYAHPKAVELAERIASHAPGDLNKVFFTTGGGEAVETAWKLAKQYFKLTGKPTKYKVISRAVAYHGTPQGALSITGLPALKAPFEPLVPGAHKVPNTNIYRAPLFGDDPEAFGRWAADQIEQQILFEGPETVAAVFLEPVQNAGGCFPPPPGYFQRVREICDQYDVLLVSDEVICAFGRLGTMFACDKFGYVPDMITCAKGMTSGYSPIGACVISDRLAEPFYKGDNTFLHGYTFGGHPVSAAVGLANLDLFEREKLNQHVLDNETAFRSTLEKLHDLPIVGDVRGNGFFYGIELVKDKATKESFDDAETERILYGFLSKKLFENGLYCRADDRGDPVVQLAPPLISDQSTFDEIEQILRATLSEAWTLL, via the coding sequence GTGAGCCCCAAGGACCTCAGCAAGACCGCGTACGACCACCTGTGGATGCACTTCACCCGCATGTCCTCGTACGAGAACTCCCCGGTCCCCACCATCGTCCGGGGCGAGGGCACGTACATCTACGACGACAAGGGCAAGCGCTACCTCGACGGTCTCGCCGGTCTCTTCGTGGTCCAGGCCGGCCACGGCCGCGTCGAGCTGGCGGAGACCGCCTTCAAGCAGGCGCAGGAGCTGGCCTTCTTCCCTGTGTGGTCCTACGCCCATCCGAAGGCCGTCGAGCTGGCGGAACGTATCGCCTCCCACGCTCCGGGCGACCTGAACAAGGTCTTCTTCACCACCGGCGGCGGCGAGGCGGTCGAGACCGCCTGGAAGCTCGCCAAGCAGTACTTCAAGCTCACCGGCAAGCCGACCAAGTACAAGGTCATCTCCCGCGCGGTCGCCTACCACGGCACCCCGCAGGGCGCCCTGTCCATCACCGGCCTGCCCGCCCTGAAGGCCCCCTTCGAGCCGCTCGTCCCGGGCGCGCACAAGGTCCCGAACACCAACATCTACCGGGCACCGCTCTTCGGCGACGACCCGGAGGCCTTCGGCCGCTGGGCCGCCGACCAGATCGAGCAGCAGATCCTCTTCGAGGGCCCGGAGACGGTCGCGGCGGTCTTCCTGGAGCCCGTGCAGAACGCCGGCGGCTGCTTCCCGCCGCCGCCCGGCTACTTCCAGCGGGTCCGCGAGATCTGCGACCAGTACGACGTGCTGCTGGTGTCGGACGAGGTCATCTGCGCCTTCGGCCGGCTCGGCACGATGTTCGCCTGCGACAAGTTCGGCTACGTCCCGGACATGATCACCTGCGCCAAGGGCATGACCTCGGGCTACTCCCCGATCGGCGCCTGTGTCATCTCGGACCGGCTCGCCGAGCCCTTCTACAAGGGCGACAACACGTTCCTGCACGGCTACACCTTCGGCGGCCACCCGGTCTCCGCGGCTGTCGGCCTCGCCAACCTCGACCTGTTCGAGCGCGAGAAGCTCAACCAGCACGTCCTCGACAACGAGACGGCGTTCCGGTCCACGCTGGAGAAGCTCCACGACCTGCCGATCGTCGGCGACGTCCGCGGCAACGGCTTCTTCTACGGGATCGAGCTGGTCAAGGACAAGGCGACGAAGGAGAGCTTCGACGACGCCGAGACCGAGCGCATCCTCTACGGCTTCCTGTCGAAGAAGCTGTTCGAGAACGGCCTCTACTGCCGTGCCGACGACCGCGGCGACCCGGTCGTCCAGCTCGCGCCGCCGCTGATCTCCGACCAGTCGACCTTCGACGAGATCGAGCAGATCCTGCGGGCGACGCTGTCGGAGGCGTGGACCCTGCTGTAA
- a CDS encoding Lrp/AsnC family transcriptional regulator, with product MHSDLVASRSADPKDSKEPRNGTPQLDAVSLAIVEQLQEDGRRPYAAIGKAVGLSEAAVRQRVQKLLDQGVMQIVAVTDPLTVGFRRQAMLGINVDGDLDPVADALTAMPEVEYIVITAGSFDLMAEVVCEDDDHLLEVVNKRIRTLPGVRSTESFVYLKLKKQTYMWGTR from the coding sequence GTGCACAGTGACCTCGTGGCCAGTCGAAGCGCAGACCCGAAAGACTCCAAGGAGCCCAGGAACGGCACTCCGCAGCTGGACGCCGTCTCGCTCGCCATCGTCGAGCAGCTCCAGGAGGACGGCCGCCGGCCGTACGCCGCGATCGGCAAGGCCGTGGGCCTCTCCGAGGCGGCCGTGCGCCAGCGCGTCCAGAAGCTGCTCGACCAGGGCGTGATGCAGATCGTCGCCGTCACCGACCCGCTCACCGTGGGCTTCCGGCGGCAGGCGATGCTCGGCATCAACGTCGACGGCGATCTGGATCCCGTGGCGGACGCGCTGACGGCCATGCCGGAGGTCGAGTACATCGTGATCACCGCCGGCTCCTTCGACCTGATGGCGGAGGTCGTCTGCGAGGACGACGACCACCTCCTGGAGGTCGTCAACAAGCGCATCCGGACCCTGCCCGGCGTGCGGTCGACGGAGAGCTTCGTCTACCTCAAGCTCAAGAAGCAGACCTATATGTGGGGAACCCGATAA
- a CDS encoding gamma-aminobutyraldehyde dehydrogenase — protein MSTELRRLRNYIDGEFRDAADGRTTEVVNPATGEAYATAPLSGQADVDAAMAAAATAFPAWRDTTPAERQKALLKIADAFEERAEELIAAEVENTGKPIGLTRSEEIPPMVDQIRFFAGAARMLEGRSAGEYMEGMTSIVRREPVGVCAQVAPWNYPMMMAVWKFAPALAAGNTVVLKPSDTTPASTVLIAEIIGAIVPKGVFNVITGDRGTGRLMVEHPTPAMASITGSVRAGMSVAESAAKDVKRVHLELGGKAPVVVFADTDIAKAVEDISAAGFFNAGQDCTAATRVLVQEGIHDEFVAALAKAAAETKTGQPDDEDVLFGPLNNPNQLKQVAGFIERLPAHAKVEAGGHQVGEKGYFYAPTVVSGLKQDDEIVQKEVFGPVITVQSFVDEEQAVGWANGVEYALASSVWTKDHARAMRMSKALDFGCVWINTHIPLVAEMPHGGFKKSGYGKDLSGYGFDDYTRIKHVMTSLG, from the coding sequence GTGAGCACCGAGCTGCGTCGTCTGCGCAATTACATCGACGGGGAATTCCGTGACGCCGCCGACGGACGGACCACCGAGGTGGTCAACCCCGCGACGGGCGAGGCCTACGCGACCGCGCCCCTGTCCGGCCAGGCCGATGTCGACGCGGCCATGGCCGCCGCCGCGACCGCGTTCCCGGCCTGGCGCGACACGACCCCCGCCGAGCGCCAGAAGGCCCTGCTGAAGATCGCTGACGCGTTCGAGGAGCGGGCCGAGGAACTCATCGCGGCGGAGGTGGAGAACACGGGCAAGCCGATCGGGCTGACCCGCTCCGAGGAGATCCCGCCGATGGTGGACCAGATCCGCTTCTTCGCGGGTGCCGCCCGGATGCTGGAGGGCCGGTCGGCCGGCGAGTACATGGAGGGGATGACGTCGATCGTCCGCCGTGAGCCGGTCGGTGTCTGCGCCCAGGTCGCGCCGTGGAACTACCCGATGATGATGGCCGTGTGGAAGTTCGCGCCCGCGCTCGCCGCGGGCAACACGGTCGTGCTGAAGCCGTCGGACACCACGCCGGCGTCGACCGTCCTCATCGCCGAGATCATCGGGGCGATCGTGCCGAAGGGCGTCTTCAACGTGATCACGGGCGACCGTGGCACCGGGCGTCTGATGGTCGAGCACCCGACTCCGGCGATGGCGTCCATCACCGGGTCCGTGCGGGCCGGTATGTCCGTCGCCGAGTCCGCGGCCAAGGACGTCAAGCGCGTCCACCTGGAGCTGGGCGGCAAGGCGCCGGTCGTCGTCTTCGCCGACACCGACATCGCCAAGGCCGTCGAGGACATCTCGGCGGCGGGCTTCTTCAACGCCGGGCAGGACTGTACGGCCGCGACCCGCGTCCTCGTCCAGGAGGGCATCCACGACGAGTTCGTGGCCGCGCTCGCGAAGGCGGCGGCCGAGACGAAGACGGGGCAGCCGGACGACGAGGACGTGCTGTTCGGTCCGCTGAACAACCCCAACCAGCTCAAGCAGGTCGCCGGGTTCATCGAGCGGCTGCCGGCCCACGCCAAGGTCGAGGCCGGTGGTCACCAGGTGGGCGAGAAGGGGTACTTCTACGCGCCGACCGTCGTCTCCGGGCTGAAGCAGGACGACGAGATCGTCCAGAAGGAGGTCTTCGGGCCGGTCATCACCGTGCAGTCGTTCGTCGACGAGGAGCAGGCGGTCGGCTGGGCGAACGGGGTGGAGTACGCGCTCGCCTCGTCGGTGTGGACGAAGGACCACGCGCGGGCGATGCGGATGTCGAAGGCGCTGGACTTCGGGTGCGTGTGGATCAACACGCATATTCCGCTGGTCGCGGAGATGCCGCACGGCGGGTTCAAGAAGTCCGGGTACGGCAAGGATCTTTCGGGTTATGGGTTCGACGACTACACGCGGATCAAGCATGTGATGACTTCGTTGGGCTGA
- a CDS encoding ABC transporter substrate-binding protein translates to MNARSVRGALAVAASLCALTGVTACNVESGSTSAGADKSASSAPSAKDLKVGWSTIYLTPSWMQQTLKMLQTDVDKLKSAGKVSSFKTFNANGDTSQQIAQIRAMIQQKYDVILVDAGSSTALNPALEQAVAAGITVVAFDSLPTSTKVIRVGTDQKAWGSMMAEWLAKKLDGKGSIIAMNGPAGVAVSEDRWSGAETVFKKYPDIKIVSNVHSEYNLAPAAQAFASAYSAHPDIDGVFSQGGALSAAALQTLVKQDKKLVPITGENYNGFLKLWQSKQKEGFSSLATAQPNYLSVIALEAAVAKREGVDVPQDIDVPLPEITDDNLGDYAKPDQADDSYPINDLPQADIDKLIGK, encoded by the coding sequence ATGAACGCACGTTCCGTACGTGGCGCGCTGGCCGTGGCCGCCTCTCTCTGCGCACTGACCGGGGTCACCGCCTGCAACGTCGAGTCCGGCAGCACATCAGCCGGCGCCGACAAGAGCGCCTCGTCCGCACCGTCGGCCAAGGACCTCAAGGTCGGCTGGTCGACGATCTATCTGACCCCGTCGTGGATGCAGCAGACCCTGAAGATGCTTCAGACGGACGTCGACAAGCTGAAGTCGGCGGGCAAGGTGTCGTCGTTCAAGACGTTCAACGCCAACGGAGACACCTCGCAGCAGATCGCGCAGATCAGAGCGATGATCCAGCAGAAGTACGACGTGATCCTCGTCGACGCGGGCTCCTCCACCGCGCTCAACCCGGCGCTGGAGCAGGCCGTCGCCGCCGGTATCACCGTCGTCGCCTTCGACTCGCTGCCGACCAGTACGAAGGTCATCCGGGTCGGCACGGACCAGAAGGCCTGGGGTTCGATGATGGCCGAGTGGCTGGCGAAGAAGCTGGACGGCAAGGGCAGCATCATCGCCATGAACGGGCCGGCCGGTGTCGCCGTGAGCGAGGACCGCTGGTCGGGGGCCGAGACGGTCTTCAAGAAGTACCCCGACATCAAGATCGTCAGCAATGTGCACAGCGAGTACAACCTCGCCCCGGCCGCCCAGGCCTTCGCCTCCGCCTACTCCGCGCACCCGGACATCGACGGTGTGTTCTCGCAGGGCGGCGCGCTCTCGGCCGCCGCGCTGCAGACCCTGGTCAAGCAGGACAAGAAGCTCGTCCCGATCACCGGCGAGAACTACAACGGCTTCCTGAAGCTCTGGCAGAGCAAGCAGAAGGAAGGGTTCTCCTCGCTGGCCACCGCCCAGCCCAACTACCTCTCCGTGATCGCCCTGGAGGCGGCCGTGGCCAAGCGCGAGGGCGTGGACGTCCCCCAGGACATCGACGTGCCGCTGCCCGAGATCACCGACGACAACCTCGGCGACTACGCCAAGCCCGACCAGGCCGACGACTCGTACCCGATCAACGACCTGCCGCAGGCCGACATCGACAAGCTCATCGGCAAGTGA